The following is a genomic window from Candidatus Marinimicrobia bacterium CG08_land_8_20_14_0_20_45_22.
AGTTCAAGTATCAGACATACGTGGAGAAAATTGAACAATACGGCGTTTACTCCTGGCGTGATGGAAAGTGGTTATTTTTAGGTAACCAGATTAGTGGGCGCGATGCAATCTGCGCTGATTCGAGAAAGTTGAGCGACTTTTGCTTAATGAAAGATCAGAAACCTCCCGTGATCAAAAACGTTTTTCCGGGGAATGGTGGTCGGTTTCGTTCATCGTCCGTCGATTGGCTCAAAGCGTCCGTTTCGGATGCGCTTTCGGGAATTCGTGACGACTTATCCATTCAGGTCCGGTTGGACGAGGTCCCTGTCCTTGCTGAATATTGCGGGATCAAGAAAACATTGCGTTATCAACTGCGTCAACCGTTAAAACCCGGCAGACATCAGGTTAGAATTACTGCGACAGACCGCGCGGGAAATGTTTCGACAGCGGTCAGTGAATTCACCATTATTTCCGGATAATAACCGATATGTTTATTCCAACCCGTGATTCGACGCTGAGATTAAAAAAACCGTATGTTGTGTATATTTTGATTGTGATGAATTTTTTAATATTTTTTTATCAGGCGACGTTACCGAGTGGATCTTATGCAGAGTGGTTTGGGCGGTTGGGTGTCGTTCCGGCGCATCTTTTCCAGAATGGAATTTTGGCATCCTTGATACCATTTTTTACCTCTTTATTTCTGCATGGCGGATTTGCGCATCTCGGCGGGAACATGCTCTATTTATGGATTTTCGGCGATAATATTGAAAGCACATTGGGGCATTTTAGATTTTTCATTTTCTATTTTGCGTGTGGAATCATTGCTTCGCTCACGCAGGTGATGTTCAATCCGGCGTCAGAGGCGCCGATTATCGG
Proteins encoded in this region:
- a CDS encoding rhomboid family intramembrane serine protease, whose protein sequence is MFIPTRDSTLRLKKPYVVYILIVMNFLIFFYQATLPSGSYAEWFGRLGVVPAHLFQNGILASLIPFFTSLFLHGGFAHLGGNMLYLWIFGDNIESTLGHFRFFIFYFACGIIASLTQVMFNPASEAPIIGASGAISGILGAYLIRYPRAKIQILFWVIIFFQRFWIPAVYVLGIWFAIQLSNGLGALTFRQQGGVAWFAHIGGFISGIALLLWMEPYERKRLWKQLNRNY